The genomic region TAAATTAGTACCATATCTAAGTTTTTTCCTTGTAATATTTTCTTACAAGTTAATTTCAACGACGGTGTATAGTGAAATCTTTAATTCTTTCACCTAAACTAAAATTAGAAGACGGCGGTAATAGCGGTCGCTCAAGTCTCACGCTGTTTCGCTTTTAATGACCTCGACCCGACAACttcctctctcttcctttctctctctctctttttttttttttttccttttttctcattctctctcCTCTTTTCCTTGCACTCTCATCTTTTGCTTCTCGAATCTATGACAAATCCTCCGTTCATTTTggaccaagaaaagaaaagtctCACACtccttcttattttttcttcttcataataatattaataataccgttttttgtttttatccacAATTTctgtttttatagttttttttcaaaaccctttttcatAGTATTTCCCTTCCCTCTGAATCTACCTTTCTTTCTTTATACAACCAACTCACGCAAGCGTCCAACCTCGCAAATTTCGATTTTGCTGTAGCAATAGAAGAGGGGAATTGATTGATTGTCTCTCAGGTAATCCAGTACCTTTTTCAAGCTTTCACGGTTGTTCCCATTTGACCCTTCCCCATACAATGCATTTTGGGTTTTAATTTcccttctttgttttttttttttttgcaatttgtaGTTGTATCGGTCTTGAGGGTTCAATTTCCTGGCAAGCATAGCAGATCTGGGTTCTTCAAGGTTAGAAAGCTGactctctctttattttttttcctttgattgttgttttattttgtcttaATTAAATGTTGAAAGATCAGAAGACTGGAAGAGTTACATTGTGCTGTTTATTCCCCCCAATAGATTGGATTTTGTGACCCCttattaaaattatcttaaaaaacatgatttttagtgCACAAATTAGTCTTACTttttatggtttgaatttgagCCAATTGGGTTTGTGTTTTCATATtgaattttttctatttcttgctATACCCCATTTATCAGCTTCATTAATTTTACTCATAGATCTCCAAAGTTTTAGTAGTTAATAACATTGTTGAAGGTGTGAACTTTGATTTGATGGGTTTGATTTGTGTTTGGTGGTGACACAGGAGTATTGCTGTCCTGACACTTGGTGTGTAGAAGAAGGGCTATCTTCCTTTCTACCTGTGTTTTGCGTTGTGTACAAGAGTTTGAGAACTAACATCTGATAGACGGCCATTGGAATTTTCTTCTGCTGCATGTGGTGTCTCCTTTGCAGTGCCACATCATTTCATTCATGGGGGAGTGGATTGTTGGAGCTTTCATCAACCTCTTTGGTAGTATTGCAATAAACTTTGGGACCAATCTTCTCAAATTAGGGCATAATGAGGTATGCCAAATTCTTTTTTCTGGTTGGAAGTTGGAACCGTTTGTGAAgtacatttttatatatatgtttctctctctttttttgtaATGTGGTTCAAAAATTGGCTTTGCTGTTGTATCCCTTTTCAGATTTCAGCTGACATGATAAATCTTGACTTAACTAATGggttaatgtataatttttgaACTCGTCTGTATCTTGGTACATAATTGCTTTGGATATTGTTTGCATGGTTTTTTGGAATTTGGATTAGTGACTTGTGCTATTAAATTGAAGCACTGAAACTTCCTTATACATATTACATCTCAATGTCAATATTAACTTGCAGTCTATACTATTTCTTGAAATTTGCAACTTCTAGTatcaaattatttgataaaactGAACAGGTTaggcttctttttttcttttttcttgcagAGAGAAAGACATTTACTTGGAAGTGATGGGGTAAATGGAAAGATGAATCTGAAGCCTATTATATACTTCCAAAGTTGGAGAATTGGTATATTCTAATTGCATTTATATATGGGTTTTGCACATTTTATCTAGGTGGCTGTTTCctgattttttctttcattgcaTAATTCTTGATATGCAGGCattgtatttttctttcttggaaatTGCCTTAATTTCATTTCCTTTGGGTATGCTGCTCAGGTATGTTTCCTGCAATTTGATTGGAATTTTATGTTCAATGATTTATGGtgtaattttatgataatatgTAGTAGttttgcagttttttttttgtttggttggtATATATTTAGTGAAGTATGCTATTTCTTATGATTGATTTGATGGATGTATTTTCATTTGTTctgattacttatttttctttgtgcTGTGCAGTCACTTCTTGCAGCACTAGGATCTGTTCAGTTTGTATCTAACATTGCCTTCGCTTACTTTGTCTTGAACAAAATGGTGACAGTAAAGTATGCTAAATTTGAACTGCGATTACTGtttcatatttgtttgttttcactAACTCTGTTCTAGCTGTTAATACTTGTAGCTTAATTGATGGTCTTTTATCAGGGTACTGGTTGCAACAGCTTTCATTGTTCTTGGGAATGTTTTTCTAGTCGCTTTTGGCAATCACCAATCACCTGGTATGTAGCATTTTGCCCAGTTCACTTAAATCTTTGCTTCTAGTCTTCCTTGCAGAAACAATGTTAATTAAGCTGATAGATGTGCATCAGTACAGTATCAAGTATTATCTGCAATCAAATGACTAAACTGCTAATTTGGTGAACTGCAACTTAAGTAGCTAGGCTTTTATATGTTAGAGATAGGAGGGAGGATTTTGTAATGCCTCTGCTATaaacttaatttgatttattgtttAATATGTTCTTTATGCTTACTGAATATTATGATTCATTGCTGTTAAACAGTTCAATCATTGATTTCAATTTTGCAAATGCAAACTAATATGTGGTTAACTACCTGTGTTTCAGTTTATACGCCAGAGCAGTTGACAGAGAAATATACCAATATTGCATTCCTTCTATACCTTCTAGCTTTGATCTCTATTGTTGCCTTGCATCACTCCATCTACAAGTAATTAGTAGGATTTAATTATTTGAGTCTAATcaaactatttttcttctttatgaTTAATATGTGGAATATGCAGGCGGGGAGAACTTCTGTTTGCAGTATCAGGACATGACCTCAGACCCTATTGGAGCATGCTACTGCCCTTTTCATATGCTGTAGTTTCGGGGGCTGTAGGTTCATGCTCAGTCTTGTTTGCTAAATCGCTGTAAGTCAGCTACTTCAACATGTTGCCATGCCTCATGATACAATAGCCATTGTGCCTAATGTCAACTTTTTGGCAGTTCTAACCTATTACGACTGGCTATGTCCAATGGTTATCAGTTGCACAGCTGGTTCACATATTC from Glycine soja cultivar W05 chromosome 16, ASM419377v2, whole genome shotgun sequence harbors:
- the LOC114390994 gene encoding probable magnesium transporter NIPA8 isoform X1 encodes the protein MGEWIVGAFINLFGSIAINFGTNLLKLGHNERERHLLGSDGVNGKMNLKPIIYFQSWRIGIVFFFLGNCLNFISFGYAAQSLLAALGSVQFVSNIAFAYFVLNKMVTVKVLVATAFIVLGNVFLVAFGNHQSPVYTPEQLTEKYTNIAFLLYLLALISIVALHHSIYKRGELLFAVSGHDLRPYWSMLLPFSYAVVSGAVGSCSVLFAKSLSNLLRLAMSNGYQLHSWFTYSMLLLFLSTAGFWMTRLNEGLSLFDAILIVPMFQITWTFFSICTGFIYFQEYQVFDALRTTMFILGMMCVFIGISLLAPDESKVSGPETKDSSLDSMVSSAMSTETSRLVVSPEEAQNKDSRSFVKAILIKVTDLLVKAKTSCALSLGFGEDTINTSSVLVMPMMSSRMTGFRGNGLERARILSMRNGWSKIPMDEDAGKLLETSSVVPPSP
- the LOC114390994 gene encoding probable magnesium transporter NIPA8 isoform X2; protein product: MGEWIVGAFINLFGSIAINFGTNLLKLGHNERERHLLGSDGVNGKMNLKPIIYFQSWRIGIVFFFLGNCLNFISFGYAAQSLLAALGSVQFVSNIAFAYFVLNKMVTVKVLVATAFIVLGNVFLVAFGNHQSPVYTPEQLTEKYTNIAFLLYLLALISIVALHHSIYKRGELLFAVSGHDLRPYWSMLLPFSYAVVSGAVGSCSVLFAKSLSNLLRLAMSNGYQLHSWFTYSMLLLFLSTAGFWMTRLNEGLSLFDAILIVPMFQITWTFFSICTGFIYFQEYQVFDALRTTMFILGMMCVFIGISLLAPDESKGPETKDSSLDSMVSSAMSTETSRLVVSPEEAQNKDSRSFVKAILIKVTDLLVKAKTSCALSLGFGEDTINTSSVLVMPMMSSRMTGFRGNGLERARILSMRNGWSKIPMDEDAGKLLETSSVVPPSP